One Vairimorpha necatrix chromosome 7, complete sequence DNA segment encodes these proteins:
- a CDS encoding cold shock protein — MKRTNDIDNLYNGKIKFFNNKKGYGFIICDQIEQDIFFHFTSINNLHNELYIMTDMILTFHLMKGAKGFYAKNIDFVESDKNKQATYYKKFILFLGGVINDEIKNKKN, encoded by the coding sequence ATGAAACGAACTAACGACATTGATAATTTATACAATGGGaaaattaagttttttaataataaaaaaggcTATGGATTTATTATTTGCGACCAGATCGAACAGGATATTTTCTTTCATTTTACTTCTATCAATAATTTACATAATGAATTGTATATAATGACAGATATGATTTTGACATTTCATTTAATGAAAGGAGCGAAAGGCTTTTACGCTAAGAATATCGATTTTGTGGAGTCTGATAAGAACAAACAAGCgacatattataaaaaatttattctattTCTCGGCGGAGTAATAAATgacgaaataaaaaataaaaaaaattaa
- a CDS encoding DNA polymerase alpha subunit B: MPSEEEFLNILKKKEPVKLTYDSPFKIKYFFLKRSDLQIYLKSRLDSSKTSFKDLLKKDFKPANSQCKESFYTYGMIYVNSEKDLYIYNDKLTVKLNFEFFRRYSLFNGQLVAIKGKNFGNNELMVENVHCMPCLDYEETKSNLNCTIKIIGQPSEKINYKSDIVIFIGCDVPENLKKDNSAAYILHIPTMEEQDCIEMYPMNPKPNDKNICVSLNNPCSFKINEKLFCVNTLKVLDLLNDMEIVENENIPKNDPCGDLLFSEDKIQRLCYHLIFQRSFLPILDVKKVKYDFSCLHMPVAPDFYIIRSDLFDPFCRDVGPTKVINIGTKFNWDINISGKTTKMDLLN, encoded by the coding sequence ATGCCTTCTGAGGAAGAATTCTTGAACAtcttaaagaaaaaagagcCAGTAAAACTAACGTATGACAGCccatttaaaatcaaatacttttttctaaaacGCTCTGACCTACAAATTTACTTAAAATCTAGACTTGATAGTTCAAAAACAAGCTTCAAAGATCTTTTGAAAAAAGATTTCAAGCCAGCCAATTCTCAATGTAAAGAATCTTTCTACACATATGGAATGATTTATGTCAATTCAGAAAAAGACTTGTACATTTATAATGACAAATTGACAGTTAAACTAAATTTCGAATTTTTTAGACGTTATTCTTTATTCAACGGCCAACTTGTGGCCATCAAAGGTAAAAACTTTGGGAACAACGAATTAATGGTAGAAAATGTGCACTGTATGCCTTGTTTAGATTACGAAGAAACAAAATCTAATTTAAACTgtacaattaaaattattggCCAACCatcagaaaaaataaattataaaagtgATATTGTCATTTTTATAGGATGTGATGTACCAGAAAACTTGAAGAAAGACAACTCGGCTGCTTACATTTTACACATTCCTACTATGGAAGAACAAGATTGTATAGAAATGTATCCTATGAATCCAAAAccaaatgataaaaatatttgtgtTTCATTAAATAATCCTTGTTcgtttaaaataaatgaaaagcTTTTTTGTGTTAACACGCTGAAAGTTCTTGACTTGTTAAATGACATGGAAATAGtggaaaatgaaaatattccCAAAAATGATCCTTGTGGAgatttacttttttctgaagataaaatacaaaGATTGTGCTATCACCTGATTTTTCAAAGATCTTTTTTGCCGATTTTAGACGTCAAAAAAGTCAAGTATGATTTCTCATGTCTTCATATGCCCGTGGCTccagatttttatataattcgCTCTGACCTATTTGATCCTTTTTGTAGAGACGTAGGGCCTACTaaagttataaatattggtactaaatttaattgggatataaatatttctggaaaaacaacaaaaatggatttattaaattaa
- a CDS encoding ATP-dependent RNA helicase — protein sequence MNFEDKKIDRQIVKILKDKNMCFMTPIQAKSIPLIINGHDMLGISQTGTGKTLAFLVPIIHNLLQANKTFYCLIVTPTRELAMQIDKTVKIFNSLNVRSEVLIGGEKIEDQISRLKSHPHIVIGTPGRIFKIGQNLHLNRFRVLVLDEADKFFEEDFVTETEHIFSNLRKKRQILLFTATITENLQRKSLEICKNFKEINFAIEEKVEKLEESYFFVPRKYKECFLYSFLATKKDLKIIIFVNMKSTTTLISKLMKMMNIDNEALNGDQEQQKRNEIIDGYIKNKYNVLIITDVGSRGLDVCDVDVVINFDLPQNNKDYVHRVGRTARAGKNGMSVTLVTQYDVPQFQILEKHLNRKLGLLPYDEQFKQYEDILEKHLLKVKEEIKFEKEGKKEDHPKKYKK from the coding sequence ATGAATTTTGAAGACAAAAAAATCGACAGACAAAtcgtaaaaattttaaaagataaaaatatgtgtTTTATGACTCCTATACAAGCGAAATCTATACCTTTGATTATAAATGGCCATGATATGTTAGGAATATCTCAAACTGGAACTGGTAAAACTCTTGCTTTTCTTGTACCAATTATTCATAATCTTCTACAAGctaataaaactttttactGTTTGATAGTCACGCCAACACGGGAACTCGCAATGCAAATTGATAAAAcagtcaaaatttttaattctttaaatGTTCGAAGTGAAGTTTTAATTGGTGGAGAAAAAATCGAAGATCAGATTTCTAGACTGAAATCTCATCCTCATATTGTTATCGGAACACCGGGtcgaatatttaaaataggTCAAAATTTGCATCTGAACAGATTTAGAGTTCTTGTTTTGGACGAAgcagataaattttttgaagaaGATTTTGTAACTGAGACGgaacatatttttagtaatttaagaaaaaaaagacaaatatTGCTTTTTACGGCTACTATAACTGAAAATTTACAGCGAAAATCTCTagaaatttgtaaaaattttaaagaaataaattttgctattgaagaaaaagtcgaaaaattagaagaatcgtatttttttgttcctAGAAAATACAAAGagtgttttttatattcatttcTTGCTactaaaaaagatttaaaaattattatttttgtaaatatgaAATCTACAACTACGCTCATATCAAAGTTAATGAAAATGATGAATATTGACAACGAGGCACTTAATGGCGACCAAGAACAACAAAAGCGTAATGAAATAATAGACGggtatataaaaaataaatataatgtcCTAATTATTACAGATGTCGGAAGTAGAGGCTTAGATGTTTGCGATGTTGACGTTGTAATAAATTTCGATTTACcacaaaataataaagattatGTCCACAGAGTGGGAAGAACAGCGCGAGCCGGCAAAAACGGCATGTCTGTCACTTTAGTTACACAATATGACGTACCACAATTTCAAATACTtgaaaaacatttaaatagaaaattgGGGTTATTGCCGTACGATGAACAATTTAAACAATATGaagatattttagaaaaacatttattgaaagtaaaagaagaaatcaAATTTGAAAAGGAAGGAAAGAAAGAAGACCAcccaaaaaaatataaaaaataa
- a CDS encoding proteasome subunit RPN10 (RPN10), translating into MPSITIVIYDNGLSSQNQDYLPSRSILQKEFIQSLINKKFDLDSESMVGIIPVCQEQYNDLITPTKQRDYLYTFLNKCGLYKNPDYVRPLSQSINAFKQREINNKNLIFFIGTKIEQSKEDQMYGKIFELLTCGINVTVVCFGEGLCYFESMSNEIDCFNFKVVRVSPQDDYNNIYGLINENEEEEDPELAEAIRQSLADQKK; encoded by the coding sequence ATGCCTAGCATTACAATTGTAATTTACGACAACGGGTTGTCTTCTCAGAATCAAGACTATCTGCCTAGTAGAAGCATTTTACAAAAGGAATTTATTCAATctttgataaataaaaaatttgatttggACTCTGAATCCATGGTCGGGATTATTCCTGTTTGTCAAGAGCAATATAATGACTTGATTACGCCGACAAAACAAAGAGACTATTTGTAcacatttttaaacaaatgtggtttgtataaaaatccCGACTATGTCAGGCCTTTAAGCCAAAGCATCAACGCTTTTAAACAAagagaaattaataataaaaatttaattttttttattggtaCCAAAATTGAACAATCTAAAGAAGATCAAATGTATGGAAAGATTTTCGAACTCTTAACTTGTGGAATAAATGTGACTGTGGTGTGTTTCGGAGAAGGACTGTGCTATTTTGAATCTATGAGTAATGAAATTGactgttttaattttaaagttgTCAGAGTGTCGCCTCAAGACGATTACAATAATATCTACGGCTTAATAAACGAGAACGAAGAGGAAGAAGATCCAGAATTAGCAGAAGCTATAAGACAATCTCTAGcagatcaaaaaaaataa
- a CDS encoding ribosomal protein uS12, with protein MNGLFAANDLIKSRKVKRRSDPYYRKKILGTKYKHSKIGNGPQAKGIVLEKTGVEAKQPNSAVRKIVKIQLIKTGKKISAFVPHDGSLNYIELNDEVVVEGFGKKGHSCGDIPGISYKVVKVQNVSLLALFKGKKEKPSR; from the coding sequence ATGAACGGCTTATTTGCAGCaaatgatttaataaaatcgcGCAAAGTAAAAAGAAGATCGGACCCGTATTACAGGAAGAAGATTCTTGGTACAAAATACAAGCACTCTAAGATTGGTAATGGACCACAAGCCAAGGGTATTGTACTAGAAAAAACTGGTGTAGAAGCTAAACAGCCAAATTCGGCTGTAAGAAAAATCGTCAAGATTCAGTTGATCAAAACTGGCAAGAAAATTTCTGCTTTTGTGCCACATGACGGGTCTCTGAATTACATTGAACTTAATGACGAAGTTGTGGTAGAAGGATTTGGTAAGAAAGGACATTCTTGTGGAGATATTCCAGGAATATCTTATAAAGTAGTAAAAGTCCAGAATGTTTCTTTATTGGCACTTTTTAAAggaaagaaagaaaaaccAAGTcgataa
- a CDS encoding mRNA cap guanine-N7 methyltransferase, with the protein MEIREHYNNLKRKSHVRHDSETANIRYINNFIKAILIRYYVRPKMSILDLGCGRGGDLKKFSASNISEYYGLDISEASVYDARLRHNCGSSDFRCYFDSLDVYNTVFNLKKEFDTISCQFSLHYAFSSVKSCEITVGNINRHLKIGGYFIFTVPNKEEILRRYKEDKLNNKFFRIRYSGEGNEYYFTLTDCIDDCIEYFVDMKLLISLFDFFNIRLVRRELFDEFYSSAYKFNREMAVRMKCGDLSKEDLEVISLYEVCVFKKF; encoded by the coding sequence ATGGAAATACGTGAACATTACAATAATCTTAAGAGGAAATCTCATGTAAGACACGACTCTGAGACTGCTAATATTcgttatattaataatttcattaaaGCAATTTTAATTCGTTATTATGTCCGTCCCAAAATGTCAATTTTAGATTTGGGCTGCGGCCGAGGCGGagacttaaaaaaattttcagcTTCAAATATTTCTGAATATTACGGCCTCGATATTTCCGAAGCATCTGTTTATGACGCAAGATTGCGACACAATTGTGGATCTAGTGATTTCAGATGTTATTTTGATTCTCTAGATGTTTACAATactgtttttaatttaaaaaaagaatttgatACAATTTCTTGTCAGTTTAGCCTGCACTACGCCTTTTCCTCAGTAAAATCTTGCGAGATTACAGTCGGAAATATCAATAGACATTTGAAAATAGGTggttatttcatttttactGTTCCTaacaaagaagaaattttgcGTAGGtataaagaagataaattgaataataaattttttagaattcgGTATAGTGGAGAAGGAAatgaatattattttacattGACTGATTGTATAGATGATTGTATTGAATATTTCGTAGATATGAAGTTGTTGATAagtttatttgatttttttaatattagaCTTGTAAGAAGAGAATTATTTGATGAGTTTTATTCATCggcttataaatttaatagagAAATGGCAGTTAGAATGAAATGTGGAGATCTAAGTAAAGAAGATTTGGAGGTTATAAGTCTTTATGAGGTATGtgtatttaagaaattctaa
- a CDS encoding putative ADF actin-binding protein — MNVPGFTDVEREVESLRKRSNMYTVFNIPNLDPVTYKVIKNGGLDYKGELTINYQENILKEIFEECMEIVKANSPCYIIYDFVFYDKDLWKNTFCLISYIPDSLKIKEKVAYSTNALTLIKDMRIPLHISCTKKEELTFNEVKERCSKFRR, encoded by the coding sequence ATGAATGTCCCTGGTTTCACTGACGTAGAACGAGAAGTCGAAAGCTTAAGAAAAAGATCAAACATGTACACAGTTTTCAATATTCCAAACTTAGACCCCGTAACTTACAAGGTCATAAAAAATGGAGGCTTAGACTATAAAGGAGAACTAACTATCAATTATcaagaaaatattcttaaagaaatatttgaagAATGTATGGAAATTGTAAAGGCTAATTCGCCCtgttatataatttatgacttcgtattttatgataaagATTTGTGGAAAAATACTTTCTGTCtaatttcttatattcCAGACTcacttaaaattaaagagaAAGTGGCTTACAGTACAAATGCCTTGACTTTAATAAAAGACATGAGAATTCCTCTACACATTTCTTGTACTAAAAAAGAGGAACTGACATTTAATGAAGTAAAAGAAAGATGCTCAAAATTCAGGCGATAA
- a CDS encoding Rho GTPase, which translates to MASHEDKKSGKVVVVGDGACGKTCLLEVFRRNQFPASYVPTVVDNFAKDVLIQTSNGEQKIVNLALWDTAGQEDYDTIRPLSYRDTDLVLICYTIENKNKLSNINRKWLMEIKNYCPGAGFFLIALKTDLRTDKDPTLDKTNFVSEQDGKDLAVSIKASKFLECSALTGQNVNETFEEAAKYIFSIKEAESVDKGCGCFPCC; encoded by the coding sequence ATGGCCAGTCATGAAGACAAGAAATCTGGGAAAGTCGTCGTAGTAGGAGATGGCGCATGTGGTAAGACTTGTTTACTAGAAGTCTTCAGAAGAAACCAATTTCCTGCTTCTTATGTTCCAACTGTAGTCGACAATTTCGCCAAGGACGTCTTAATTCAAACCTCAAACGGAGAGCAGAAAATCGTCAACTTGGCCCTGTGGGATACCGCAGGCCAAGAAGATTATGACACGATAAGACCTTTATCTTACAGAGACACTGATCTAGTACTAATTTGTTATACTatagaaaacaaaaataaactgAGTAATATAAACAGGAAATGGTTAatggaaataaaaaattactgCCCTGGCGCGGGATTCTTTTTAATAGCCTTGAAAACTGATCTAAGAACTGACAAAGATCCGACGCTTGATAAAACTAATTTTGTGTCTGAACAAGATGGGAAAGATTTGGCAGTTTCAATAAAAGCGAGTAAATTCTTAGAATGTTCAGCCTTGACTGGGCAAAATGTAAATGAGACATTTGAAGAGGCGgcgaaatatatttttagtataaaaGAAGCGGAGTCTGTTGACAAAGGATGTGGGTGTTTTCCATgttgttaa
- a CDS encoding cyclin-dependent kinase, with product MSDSFQKIEKIGEGTYGVVYKAKERRTGKIVALKKIRLENESEGIPPTTIREILLLKNLKHSTIVNLQDVIYNNDKMYLVFEFIDMDLRQYLDSLYSDSILVKPNILRKMSFQLITAINFCHSKNIFHRDLKPQNLLIDSKGNLKLADFGLGRLASVPLRTYTTEVVTLWYRPPELLLGSKYYDASVDVWSAGCIISEIILLRPIFAGDSEIDQLFKIFKILGTPNNIKWKSVETLPNYQESFPKYNPVDLEDILSTDSNLISLLREIFIYDPIERISAQKALASKYFMGLEPIYE from the coding sequence ATGTCTGATTCTTTCCAAAAAATCGAGAAAATTGGAGAAGGAACTTATGGCGTAGTTTATAAGGCTAAAGAAAGAAGAACAGGAAAAATTGttgctttaaaaaaaataagactAGAAAACGAATCAGAAGGAATTCCTCCTACCACTATCCGGGAAATATTACTTCTTAAAAATCTGAAACATTCTactattgtaaatttacaagatgtaatttacaataatgataaaatgtatttagTCTTCGAATTTATAGACATGGATCTTAGACAATATTTAGACAGTCTGTATAGTGACAGTATTCTTGTAAAACCAAATATCTTAAGGAAAATGTCTTTTCAACTTATAACAgccataaatttttgtcattctaaaaatatttttcatcgTGACCTTAAGCCACAAAATCTTCTTATTGATTCTAAAGGGAATCTAAAACTGGCGGATTTCGGGCTCGGCCGCCTGGCCAGTGTGCCGCTTAGAACTTACACGACTGAAGTGGTGACACTTTGGTACAGGCCGCCCGAGTTATTACTGGGTAGTAAGTATTATGACGCGTCAGTGGATGTATGGAGTGCAGGATGTATCATCTctgaaataatattattaagaCCGATTTTCGCAGGAGATTCTGAGATAGACcaactttttaaaatttttaaaatactagGAACTcctaataatataaaatggAAGAGCGTCGAGACTCTACCTAATTATCAGGAATCATTTCCTAAATATAACCCGGTCGATTTGGAAGACATATTGTCTACTGATTCAAATTTGATATCTCTTCTTagagaaatatttatttatgatcCAATAGAGCGAATTAGTGCACAGAAAGCTTTAgcttctaaatattttatgggGTTGGAACCCAtttatgaataa